The window CGCGCGACCTGGGGCCGCGCATCGCGCACGCGGTACTTCCAATCCCCGGCAAGCGCGACTCGGATTGGAGCTACAGCTGGGTACCCATCGTCGGTCCGATCATCGGCGGTGTGCTCGGCGCGCTCTTCTATCACGCGATGTTCCACTGACCGGATAGGAACTAACCGGCGAATCCGCGGGGAGTGGCCGGGCTCCGGCCGGCGAAGCACGGGAGTTGCTCCACAAACTAGGGTCAAGTCGATCGAGTGGAGGGGCTGTGATGGCGAAGTACGCAGCGGCTGTGGACCAGGGGACCACCAGCACGCGCTTCATGATTTTCACCGAAAAGGGCGAGGTCGTCGCCGTTGACCAGAAAGAGCACGAGCAGATCTACCCCAAGCCAGGCTGGGTGGAGCACGACCCCGTGGAGATCTGGCAACGCACCCAAGAGGTCATCAAGGGCGGGCTGGCCAAGGGCAAGATCTCGGCGAAGGACCTCACCGGGGTCGGCATCACGAACCAGCGTGAAACGGCGGTCGTGTGGGACAAGAAGACCGGCAAGCCCGTCTATAACGCGATCGTGTGGCAGGACACTCGGACCGACACGATCTGCAACGAGCTGGCCAAGGACGGCGGTCAGGATCGCTTCCGTTCCAAGGTCGGCCTGCCGCTGGCGACCTACTTCTCAGGCCCGAAGATCAAGTGGATCCTCGACAACGTTCAGGGCGTCCGCGCGTCGGCGGAGCGCGGCGACGCCGTCTTCGGCAACATCGACACCTTTGTGATCTGGTGGCTCACCGGCGGACCGAACGGCGGCCTGCACATGACCGACGTGACCAACGCCAGCCGGACGATGTTGATGAACCTGGAGACGCTTGACTGGGATCCGGAGATCCTGCGCATCATGGGCATACCGAAAGCGATGCTGCCCGAGATCCGGGCATCGAGCGACGTCTACGGCCCGGCAAAGGGCGACCTCGCCGGGATCCCCGTCGCGGGAGATCTGGGGGACCAGCAGGCGGCGTTGTTCGGGCAGACCTGCTTCGGCGTCGGCGAGGCGAAGAATACCTACGGCACCGGCTGCTTTATGCTGCTCAACACCGGTGAAAAGGCGATCCAGTCGAAGTCCGGCCTGCTCACCACGCTCGGGTACCGCATCGGCAAGCAGAAGCCAGTGTACGCGCTGGAAGGCTCCATCGCCATCACCGGGGCGCTCGTGCAGTGGCTCCGCGACAACCTTTCGATGATCGCGAAGTCCGCGGACGTCGAAGCGCTCGCCAAGACGGTCGACGACAACGGCGGCGTCTATTTTGTCCCGGCGTTTTCGGGGCTGTTCGCCCCGTACTGGAAGAGCGACGCCCGCGGCGTGATCGCCGGGCTGACCCGCTACGCCAACAAGGGCCACCTCGCGCGCGCGGCGTTGGAGGCCACGGCGTTCCAGACGCGTGAAGTGCTCGACGCGATGAACAAGGACTCCGGCGTGAAGCTGACCGCGCTCAAAGTGGACGGAGGCATGGTGTTCAACGACCTGCTCATGCAGTTCCAGGCGGACATCCTGGGGGTGCCGGTGATCCGCCCCAAGGTCGCCGAGACCACCGCGCTGGGCGCGGCGTACGCCGCCGGGTTGGCGACGGGGCTGTGGTCCAACGTCGAGGGCCTGCGCGCCAACTGGGCCCGGGACAAGGAGTGGCACGCGCAGATGCCCGCGGACAAGCGCGAGCAGCTGTACAAGACATGGCTGAAGGCTGTCACCAGAACGTTCGATTGGGTGAACGCGTAGACGCGAGGCCGAGAGGATCCCTCGAGGGGGGACCACGATGAAGAAGCTCATCAACAAGCCAGAAGATCTCGTCAAGGAAGAGTTGCAGGGCATCGCGGCGGCGCATTCCGATCTCGTCAAGGTCCACTACGATCCCAACTACATCGTCCGGGCCGACGCGCCGGTCAAAGGGAAGGTGGCGCTCCTCTCGGGCGGCGGATCGGGGCACGAGCCGATGCACGGGGGCTTCGTCGGGCGCGGGATGCTCGACGCCGCCTGCCCGGGCGCGGTGTTCACGTCCCCCACGCCCGACCAGATGCTCGAGGCGACGAAGGCCGTGAACGGCGGGGCCGGCGTCGTGCACATCGTCAAGAACTACACGGGGGACATCCTGAACTTCGAGATGGCGGCCGACCTCGCCCGATCGGAGGGCATCGAGGTCGAGGCCGTGGTGACGAACGACGACGTGGCGGTACAGGATAGCCTTTACACCGCAGGCCGGCGCGGTGTCGGGGTGACGGTCCTGGTGGAGAAGCTGTGCGGGGCGGCAGCCGAGGAGCGCCGTCCCCTCAAAGCGGTGGCCGACCTGGCCCGCAAAGTCAACGCGCAGGGGCGCACCATGGGGATGGCCCTCACCTCGTGCACGGTGCCGGCGGCGGGCAAGCCGACCTTCGATCTCGGCGAGGACGAGATGGAGATCGGCATCGGCATCCACGGCGAACCAGGCCGCACGCGCATGAAGTTGAAGACCGCCGCGGAGATCACGGCGTTGCTCGCCGGGCCGGTGCTCGACGACCTGCCGTTCAAAACGGGGGACCAGGTCCTGGCGTTCGTGAACGGCATGGGCGGCACGCCGCTGATCGAGCTGTACGTTGTGTATAATGAGTTGACGAAGATCTGCGCCGGGCGCGGGATCAAGATCACGCGGAACCTCATCGGGTCATACATTACGTCCCTGGAGATGGCGGGGACTTCGATCACCCTGCTGCGTCTGGACAACGACCTCACCAAGCTCTGGGACGCCCCGGTGAAGACGCCTGGCTTGCGATGGGGTACCTGAGGGTTCCGGTCCGGAGGGTAGAGAGCGTGTCGATTTCACGCGACGCCGTGCTCGATTGGATCAAAGCGTACGCCGCGGCGATCACGACGTCCAAGGACTACCTGACCAAGCTCGACGCGGACATCGGTGACGGCGACCACGGGACGAACATGGATCGCGGCTTTCAGAGCGTCCTGGCGAAGTTGCCGAGCGTTGCCGACAAGGACATCGGCACCATCTTCAAGACGGTGGGAATGACGCTGGTGTCCACTGTCGGCGGCGCCGGCGGCCCGCTGTACGGGACGCTGTTCATTCAAATGGGGACCGCCGTGGCGGGCAAGATGGAGCTGACCCTGGCAGACTGGGCGGCGGCGGTGCAGGCGGGCGTCAACGGCGTCGTCATGCGTGGCAAGGCCAACCTCGGGGACAAGACCATGGTCGACGCATTGACCCCGGCCGCCGCGTCGCTGAAGAACGCCGCCGCCAACGGGGTGGCGTTCAACGAGGCGCTGCAGGAAGCGGAACACGCGGCGGCGGAAGGCATGATCGCCACGATCCCGCTTGTCGCGCGCAAGGGACGGGCGAGTTACCTCGGGGAGCGCAGCGCCGGCCATCAAGACCCCGGGGCGACCTCGTCGCACATGTTGCTCAAGACCGCCGCGGACACGTGGGCTCGCGCGGGTTGAACGTGCGTGGGCGGGACCCCAACCTCGCCCGCCCCGGATATGCAGTCCGACGGCGTGGAGCACCCACTCCACGCCGTCGGACTGCGGACGGACCGTGATCGGACTCGTTATCGTCTCCCATAGCGCCCAACTCGCCGACGGCGTCGCGGAGCTCGCGCGCGGTGTCGCTGGTCCCGACGTGCGTATTGCGGCGACGGGCGGGCTCGAACTCCCGGGACATCCTCTGGGCACGGACGCACAGCTGGTCGCCCGGGCGATCGAGCAGGTCTATTCCGACGACGGCGTGCTGGTGCTCATGGATCTGGGAAGCGCCGTGCTGAGCGCGGAGATGGCGCTGGAACAAGTTCCCCCAGAGCGCCGCGCGCATATCCTGCTCTGCGACGCACCGTTGGTCGAGGGTGCGGTGGCCGCCGCCGTGCAGGCACGCCTCGGCAGCACGCTCGAGCAGGTGGCCGCCGAGGCGCTCGGTTCACTGGCTCCCAAAAGCGCGCAGTTGGCGCCGTCGACACCGGCGCGCGATGTCGACGGGGTACGCCCCGGCGCGGCGCCGGTCGCGACCACGGTAGCTCCGCTCCGCGTGACGGTCGGGAATCGTCTCGGGTTACACGCGCGCCCCGCCGCGCGGTTCGTGCAAACCGCCAGCCGCTACAACGCCGAGATCCAGGTGCGCAATCTCACCGCAGGGCGCGGCCCGGTAAACGCCAAGAGCGTCAATGCGGTTGCAACGCTGGGAGCCCGCCAGGGACACGAGATCGAGGTGGCCGCGAGCGGCGCCGACGCTCAGGCTGCTCTCGACGCGATCCGAGCGCTCTCCGAGGTGAACTTCGGGGACGCGTCAGGCGCCGAGACGTCGCTGGCGACGCCCGGAAGCGGCGTGGCGAGATCGCCCGCGCCGTCTTCGGACGCTGCGGCCCTCGCGGGACTAGCCGCGTCTCCGGGAGTGGCGGTCGGCCCGGCACGCCTTTTCCGCTCCCCCCTGCCGCCGATCAGCGCGACGCCCGCGGGCGATCCCCAGCACGAGTGGGAGCGCCTCATCGCCGCTCTCGGAACGACGCGCGCGCAGCTTCAGCGCATCCGAGATGACGTCGCCGCGCGCGCCGACCCCGACGCCGCGGCGATCTTCGACGTCCACGTGCTCTTTCTCGACGACCAGGCCCTGCTGGACCCCGCTCGCCGAGCGATCTTCGACGACCACCTCAGCGCCGAGGCGGCGTGGGCGCGGGCGACCGAGGAGATCGTCGCCGCCTATCGCGCGCTCGACGACGAATACCAGCGGGCGCGGGCGGGGGACGTGACCGACGTGGGCGACCGCGTCATCCGTAACCTGCTCGGCGAGACGCAGGCTCCGCCGACGATGCGCGCGCCCGGTATCCTGGTCGCGGCCGAACTCACCCCGGCGGATGCCGCGCGTCTCGACCCGGCGCTTGCCCTTGGCATCTGCACGGCGTTTGGCTCGCCGACGGCGCACAGCGCCATCCTGGCGCGAACGTTGGGCATTCCGGCCGTGGTCGGGTTGGGGCCGCGCATCTTGGACGTCCCGGACGGAACGCTGATCATCGTGGATGGCGCCGAGGGGCGCGTCTGGGTGGCCCCCGAGCCCGCCATGGTCGCCGAGTATCAGGGCCGCGTCGCGACGGCGCGCGCTGCGGAAGCGACGGCCCGTGTTCCCGCGGGCCGCGTGGCCACGCGGGACGGGCACCGGGTCGAAGTCGTCGCGAACATCGGCTCACTCGCGGACGCCAAGGCCGCGGTGACCGCGGGTGCCGAGGGGGTCGGGCTGTTCCGCACCGAGTTTCTCTTCCTCGACCAACGCACCGCGCCGGACGAGGAGACGCAGGTCTCGACCTACCGGGCCGCGGCGCTGGCACTCGGGGGCCGTCCGCTGATCATCCGGACGCTCGACGCCGGCGGCGACAAGCCGCTGCCGTACCTGAACCTGAGGGCGGAAGCCAACCCGTTCTTGGGCTGGCGGGCGATCCGGCTGTCCCTGGCCCACCCGGAACTGTTCAAAACGCAGTGCCGCGCGATCATCCGGGTGGCGGCCGAGTTCCCGGTGAAGGTGATGTTCCCCATGATCGCCACCCTGGGAGAGATCCGGTCCGCCCGCGCACTCCTCGACGAAGCGCGTGAGGAGGTCCGGCGCCGCGGTCAGGGCGTTCCACGGACGATGGAAACCGGGATCATGCTGGAGGTGCCGGCCGCGGCGGTGCGTGCGTCCACGTTCGCCCCGTGCGTCGACTTCTTCTCGGTCGGCACGAACGATCTGACCCAATACACGATGGCCGCCGAGCGGGGCAACGAGCGGGTAGCGGCCCTGGCCGACGCACTCCAGCCGGCCGTGTTGCAACTCATCGGCCAGGCGGTCGATGCCGCGCACGCATGCGGCAAGTGGGTCGGGGTGTGCGGCGAGCTCGCGGGAGACCCGGCTGCCGTGCCGGTACTGGTGGGGCTCGGCGTCGACGAATTGAGCATGAGCCCCCCGGCCATCCCGCGCGTCCGAGAGACCATCGTCGGATTGGACTATGCGGCCTGTCGCAGGCTCGCACAGGCGGTACTCACGCTGGATGCGGCCGATGAGGTGCGGACCCACCTGCGTCGCTGGAGCGCGGCCGGCGCATCGTAACCCGCGCCCGCACGGACCCGCAGCCGGTTCACGGGCAGGTCTAGCGGGTCACCACCACAAGCGTCAACACGAGGCTGTACAAGAACATCGCACCCCCGAGCACCGTCAGGCCGAGGCTGAGCCTGCGCTCTGCGTCTCCAGACACGCCCAGGTCGATCAGGATGGCTCTGAGGCCGGCAAACGCGTGGAAGATGACCGTAGCGGCGAACACCGTCTCCACCACGAACGCGACCGGATTGCGGAGGTATGCGACCACCTCGCGGTAGCCGAGAATCCCCTGCTGGCCGGAAAAGTGCTGGGCGGCCATGTGGAGCGTGACGAGCACGACCAAAACGATGCCCGATGCCGCCTGCAATATCCAGGCCCAGGAGGAATATCCCCGCGATCCGGTGAGCACGGACACATCCTTCATGACGGCAGCACCCTGAATATCCGCAGCGCGCAGTAGGCCAGGACGAGCGCGCCGGTCGTCATCAGGCTCCAGAACACGGTCTTCTGCCGGGGCACGCCGACGTTGATGGCCAGAAGCGACAGCCGGATTCCGTTCAGTCCGTGATAGAGCAGCGCCGCGAGCAACAGGATATCGAACGCCAGAAACGGCGGTGTGCGAAACAGCCGCATGGTGCCGTCCCAGGCGCCCTCGCCGAGATAGAGGGCGCTGATCGCCGCGAAGTGCACGAAGAGATACAGTGTCAGCAGCAGCCCCGTGATCCGGTTCAGCACGAACGCCCACATACCGAGACGCCGCCGGCGCGCGTCGAACCAGCCCGCCACCTCTGCCCACCTCACCGGCTGCTCACGTTCGCTTCGTATCACGGTCGCCTCCCGACGGAGCGGCCAATGCCCCCCGCCCGAACAACCTCTTGATGCGCTCACGAATCAGCCTGGCCCGGAGCGCCATGATCGCCCCGGCAGGATTCACGTCAGACGGGCAGACCTCGGTGCACTCGAACGCGGAGTGGCACTGCCACACGCCGTGCTCACCGTCCAGCAACCGGAGCAGGGACGGGACGTCGGCCTCCCGAGGCTCGGCGATCACCCGCTCCGCGGCCGCGAGGGCGGCGGGGCCGAGATAGTGCGGGCTCGCAAGCATCACCGGGCAGGCCGAGAGACACAGCCCGCACTCGATGCAGTTCTCAAACCGGTGGAAATCGCCGGGTTCGCCGAACGGCTCCGCGCGACGGATCAGGGGCATGCCGACCTGCTGCATCCGCTTGAACAGCGGGGCCGGATCCACCACGAGATCGCCGAGGACGGGGAACGAGCGGAGCGGTTCGATCGTCAAGGTGCCGCCGTCGGTGGTGACATCCTGGACGGTTGTGACACAGGGCAGCTTCTCCACCCCGTTCACTCGCAACCCGCAGGACCCGCAGGAAGCGTGATGGCACGCGTGCCGGAACGCGAGCGTGCGGTCCTGACGCGCCCAAATGACCTCGATGCCATCCAGCACCGTTTCGTCCGGCCGGATCTCCACGGTGAACGTGTCGTGGCGGGTTGCGGACCCATTTCCGGTCGTCCTGGAGATCCGATACCGGACCCGCCAGGTCATGATGTCGCCTGCGCATAGAATTCGCGAGACGACGCCAGCACCGTCTCGCGGGTCAAACACGGAGCCGTCACACCCAGCGCGCGGCACACGACGTCCGCGGTCTTCTCGGCCATTGCCCGCGCCGTCGTCATCTTGCCGCCCGTGATCGTGACAAAGCCGTGCACCGAGTCGCGCGTGTGGTCGAAACACTCGAACGTACGGCTCAGCTCGCGTCCGCTGGTACCGGCCGCACCGATGAGCGGCCTTGCCACGGCAAAAGCGCCGTTCATGTGCGCCCGGCGGAGCACCGGGAGGAGTTCCGCCCCTTTCTCGAGCATCAGGCGGACGTGGTCCTGCGGCACGGGGATGTAGTCCGCATGCTCCACGGGCCACGAGGTGGTGCCGATGATGGAAGTCCGCCGCTGAGGCAGGACGATATCGCCGTCGGCGGGTTTGTTGAGCCGGTTGATGACCATGTTGCACACCCGCATGTCCATGGAGACCATGACGCCCGGGGTGGGGTTGACCGGAACCGAGATCCCGGCCATGGCGGCGACGTCGGACGCCCAAGCGCCGGTCGCGTTGACGACCATGTCGCTCTCGATCTGATAGATGCGATTGCGCAAGCGATCCCGTACCCGCACACCCCGGATCGTGCCCCGGCCGTCGCTAAGCAACTCTACGACTTCCGTGTACGGATGGACTTCAGCACCGTTGCGCATGGCCGTGGCCAGCAGGCGCAGGCAGAATCGGAAGGCCTCGAATGTGCCGTCGGGCACACGAACCGCCGCCAGGAGGCCGGGGTTGAGGTTCGGCTCGAGGGCGAGCGCCTGCTCGCGGGTCAACTCCTCGTACGGGATGCCGCACGCGGCGCACGCGGTGAGAAACGGCTCTTTGTAGGCGAGGTCGGCGTCGCTGAGGGCGACAAACAACCCATCGTTCAATTCGAGGCCATCGGGCATGATCCGGCGCAGGATCATGTTTTCCTGGATGCATTCGACGGCGGCCTCGTGGTCCCTCACGCAATAGCGGCCGCCGCTGTGCAGCACGCAATGACATCGTCCGGTGGTACCCGAGCCAATCTCGCCGCGTTCGACTACGACGACCTTGCAGCCGCGGAGGGCCAGATCGTGAGCGGTCGCCGCGCCGGTGGAACCCGCCCCGATGACTACCACGATGCGCCCGTTATGCGCCACGAATCCCCAGCCCGCAGGGAACCACGATCCCCTGATCAGCGGTGATTAACTTCCTCACGCAGACCCGATCTTCCTGCCGAAGCTGGCCCGTGCGGGCACGCGGTCCGGCCGAAGCCGTGACCGTCGTCGTCCTAGTTTTCGATTTGGGGGCCGCTCTCTGGCCCTTGCGCGGGCGGTCGTGGGCTCGGGGTTTCTGTCGGAGGCCCGCTGTCGGCGCTGTAGGGAGGGACGAGACGGTCGTACGACTCGCGCATCAGCGGGGAAGAGACCATGAAGTCCGCCGACGCCCTGTTGCACGCGACCGGCACGTTCCACACGACGGCGACGCGGAGCAGCGCGCGCACGTCCGGATCGTGTGGCAGCGGTTCGAGCGGATCCCAGAAGAAGATCAGGAAGTCAATCCCACCGCGCGAGATCCGGGCGCCGATCTCGAGGTCGCCGCCGAGCGGCCCGCTGTGGAACGTGGTGACCGGAAGTCCTAGCTCGTCCGAGATCATGCGCCCCGTGGTGCGCGTTGCGTACAGGCGATGCCGTTCGAGCGACCCGCGATTGAACCGCATCCAGTCGACCAGGTCGGCCTTCTTGTTGTCGTGCGCGATACACGCTATGCGCTTCTCGCGGCCCATGCGAACCCGGTTGTACGTTTCCACGTCCGCACCTCTTGGCCAGGACTTCCATTCCTGCCCCTGGAGTCCTTCCATCGCTGGCGACGAGGACTGCGATGAGACCGTGGCAACGCGTCCGCACCGCCCCGCGCGAAGCGGTTGTGGTTGGGCGGGGCGCGGCGCCGACTTCAGTGCGGTGGCGTACGTATGCTACAATGAGTCCTGGCCGAGACGCCCCCGGGGGTTCCCCAGGGGCGTCTCGCCGTTCGGCACCGAGGAGGTGAGGTCGATGCGCCCCCGCGGGGCGACCCCGGACGACGCCGCCGCCATCGCCCGAATCTACAACGAGGGCATCGAGGACCGGGTCGCGACCTTCGAAACGCGACCCCGCTCGCCGCAGGACGTGGCGGCGTGGTTCGACGGGATCCACCCCATCGTGGTCATCGAGGACGGCGGGACGATCGTGGCGTTCGCGTCGACGTCCACCTACCGCCCGCGAGAGTGCTATGCGGGAATCGCCGAGTTCTCAGTCTACGTCGCGCGCAGCGTGCGGGGGCGCGGTGCCGGACGTGCGGCGATGGAGGCGCTGATCGACGCGGCCGAACGCGCCGGGTTTTGGAAGCTGGTGTCCCGCGTGTTCACCGAGAACACCGGGAGCCTCGCGCTGCTTCGCGCGGTGGGCTTTCGCGAAGTCGGCACATACGAGAAGCACGCCCAACTCGACGGCGTCTGGAAGGACGTCGTCATCGTCGAGCGGCTAATTCCCGCGAACCTAAGCGGTGGCGGTTCGCCGTCCCGCGTCTAGCCCGCGACCCGCCGGCCAGACCCTACCCGTCGTTGGCCGTCTTCACGACGCCCGCTCGCAGAACGCCGGGTGTGCATCCTTGCGGTGGGCGTGCTCGACATGCTCGGTTCAGATGTCCGCGACGTCCTCGACAGTGTGCGCCGTGAATTCGGCGTGGCGCGGGGACGTGCTCTGCGGCACGCGCACCGCCTCCTTCAAAGGTTCCGGCCTCGGTTGCGTCCACGATGCCGGGTGACGCACGCTGAGGCGCGGAGCGGCGGCTACGGAATTGCTTGGGTGATCTTGCTCATTTCCTCCTTCGTGAACGCGCGCATGCTGAGCCCCCGCACGTTGCCGAGCTTCCCCAGCCCGAGCGCGAGGCTGCTGAACACCGTGTCGTTCGGCGCCTCGATGATCGCGACGATGTCGTGCGGGCCCATGGTCCAGACGAGTTGGTGCACCTTGCACCCCATCTTCTCAGCGCCCGCCATGAACGCCTCCCCTCGCTTGACGCTGTCCTTCACGTCCCGAGCCCCTTGATCGGTCCAGTTCGCAAGCGTGACGTACAGCGGCATCCCGTCTCCCTCCTTGTCGTTGAACGCACAAGCCCCAGATGGCGTGCGCCTACTGGGGCCTAGACGTCAGGTACGAAGAGAATCGGCATCAGAGTTCGCGGCGTGAGCCGCCACTCCTGTCTGGGCGCTCCCTATCTCAGTCCGTACGCGACGACCGTGTGTCCGGCGCCGACGTAGACCCGGCCCCCGGCCACCGCCGGCGTAATGAACTGGTGCGCGCCACTGAGCGCATCCGCGCCGGACGACGCATACACCTCCGCTCCGGTCAGCCCGTTCAACGCGTGGAGCACGCCCTCCCCGCTGTCCACGACCCACACGAGCCCGCCGTCCGCGCCGGCGCTCGACACCGCGGGCGCCCCCGCGTTACGCATGGACCCGCTGCACCACGCAACGTCAAACCCAGGGGCGGCGCCCAGTTTGAGCGCGGCGACGCCCCCGGTCCCACGGCACGGCGACGGCTGGCTGCCGCGGCCCGGAACGAGCACGAACCGCCCGCCGACGCCCGCGTCCCAGTACGCCGCGGAAGAGAACACCTGCGGACCGCCTCCCTGGCACGAGCCGAAAACGCAACGGCTGTAGACGGCCTCGCCGGAGATCCCGTTGCCCTTGGAGACGCCGCCCATATTGTCGGCGTTGATCAGATACGCCACGCCCTGTTTGCCGGCGATGAACACGAGGTGTGGCACCGGGCCCGGCTGAGGCGGCAGCAGGAGCGGGGCCGTCGACCCCAGGTCGGTGTCGCGGTCGTTCAGCGCGACGAAATTGCTCGGCACGAAGTAGTCCTGCGCCGCGCCGGAGAAGCGCAGCGCCGGTTGGGTCTCCAGCCGGATCACGGCATTCCCGAAATCCACCGGCCCTTCAGAATCGCTATTCCCGGTCGACGCGTAGAGCCTGCCGGAGGCGTCCACCGCGATTCCCCCGGCGGCCCAGATCGCGCCCATGCGACCGGTAGGCACGGCGTACGATTGCTGGTGCGCCGGGTCGCCCGCGGGCACGCCGACGACCCACCCGTGGTACTGCGCGCAGTCTCCCCAGTACCCGCCGAACGGCACGTAGACGACGCCCCGCACCAGCGCGAGCGCGCCCCGCTGTTGCTGCGTCCCCGGATCGAACCGCCGGCCGCCCGACGGCGGCGGCGCGATCGTCGCCGGCCACCCGGGGCGCATCCGACCGGTCGCCAGATCGAGCGCCGCCGCCTTGTACACCTTCGTCTGACCGCCGTCCGGCGTGGTGAGCCCGACTACGTACAATGTCGACGCGGCGCGATCAATAACGGGCGTGCTGGTAATGCCTACCGGATCGATGTTGCCGCAGGGCAGCGACGCGCGTGACACCGGCGCGCCGAGCGACACGGGGCCCCACGCGACCTTGCCGGCGGCGGCGTCGAACGCGTAGACGAGGTCGCGCT of the bacterium genome contains:
- the glpK gene encoding glycerol kinase GlpK, yielding MAKYAAAVDQGTTSTRFMIFTEKGEVVAVDQKEHEQIYPKPGWVEHDPVEIWQRTQEVIKGGLAKGKISAKDLTGVGITNQRETAVVWDKKTGKPVYNAIVWQDTRTDTICNELAKDGGQDRFRSKVGLPLATYFSGPKIKWILDNVQGVRASAERGDAVFGNIDTFVIWWLTGGPNGGLHMTDVTNASRTMLMNLETLDWDPEILRIMGIPKAMLPEIRASSDVYGPAKGDLAGIPVAGDLGDQQAALFGQTCFGVGEAKNTYGTGCFMLLNTGEKAIQSKSGLLTTLGYRIGKQKPVYALEGSIAITGALVQWLRDNLSMIAKSADVEALAKTVDDNGGVYFVPAFSGLFAPYWKSDARGVIAGLTRYANKGHLARAALEATAFQTREVLDAMNKDSGVKLTALKVDGGMVFNDLLMQFQADILGVPVIRPKVAETTALGAAYAAGLATGLWSNVEGLRANWARDKEWHAQMPADKREQLYKTWLKAVTRTFDWVNA
- the dhaK gene encoding dihydroxyacetone kinase subunit DhaK; this encodes MKKLINKPEDLVKEELQGIAAAHSDLVKVHYDPNYIVRADAPVKGKVALLSGGGSGHEPMHGGFVGRGMLDAACPGAVFTSPTPDQMLEATKAVNGGAGVVHIVKNYTGDILNFEMAADLARSEGIEVEAVVTNDDVAVQDSLYTAGRRGVGVTVLVEKLCGAAAEERRPLKAVADLARKVNAQGRTMGMALTSCTVPAAGKPTFDLGEDEMEIGIGIHGEPGRTRMKLKTAAEITALLAGPVLDDLPFKTGDQVLAFVNGMGGTPLIELYVVYNELTKICAGRGIKITRNLIGSYITSLEMAGTSITLLRLDNDLTKLWDAPVKTPGLRWGT
- the dhaL gene encoding dihydroxyacetone kinase subunit DhaL, translating into MSISRDAVLDWIKAYAAAITTSKDYLTKLDADIGDGDHGTNMDRGFQSVLAKLPSVADKDIGTIFKTVGMTLVSTVGGAGGPLYGTLFIQMGTAVAGKMELTLADWAAAVQAGVNGVVMRGKANLGDKTMVDALTPAAASLKNAAANGVAFNEALQEAEHAAAEGMIATIPLVARKGRASYLGERSAGHQDPGATSSHMLLKTAADTWARAG
- the ptsP gene encoding phosphoenolpyruvate--protein phosphotransferase, encoding MIGLVIVSHSAQLADGVAELARGVAGPDVRIAATGGLELPGHPLGTDAQLVARAIEQVYSDDGVLVLMDLGSAVLSAEMALEQVPPERRAHILLCDAPLVEGAVAAAVQARLGSTLEQVAAEALGSLAPKSAQLAPSTPARDVDGVRPGAAPVATTVAPLRVTVGNRLGLHARPAARFVQTASRYNAEIQVRNLTAGRGPVNAKSVNAVATLGARQGHEIEVAASGADAQAALDAIRALSEVNFGDASGAETSLATPGSGVARSPAPSSDAAALAGLAASPGVAVGPARLFRSPLPPISATPAGDPQHEWERLIAALGTTRAQLQRIRDDVAARADPDAAAIFDVHVLFLDDQALLDPARRAIFDDHLSAEAAWARATEEIVAAYRALDDEYQRARAGDVTDVGDRVIRNLLGETQAPPTMRAPGILVAAELTPADAARLDPALALGICTAFGSPTAHSAILARTLGIPAVVGLGPRILDVPDGTLIIVDGAEGRVWVAPEPAMVAEYQGRVATARAAEATARVPAGRVATRDGHRVEVVANIGSLADAKAAVTAGAEGVGLFRTEFLFLDQRTAPDEETQVSTYRAAALALGGRPLIIRTLDAGGDKPLPYLNLRAEANPFLGWRAIRLSLAHPELFKTQCRAIIRVAAEFPVKVMFPMIATLGEIRSARALLDEAREEVRRRGQGVPRTMETGIMLEVPAAAVRASTFAPCVDFFSVGTNDLTQYTMAAERGNERVAALADALQPAVLQLIGQAVDAAHACGKWVGVCGELAGDPAAVPVLVGLGVDELSMSPPAIPRVRETIVGLDYAACRRLAQAVLTLDAADEVRTHLRRWSAAGAS
- the sdhC gene encoding succinate dehydrogenase, cytochrome b556 subunit: MAGWFDARRRRLGMWAFVLNRITGLLLTLYLFVHFAAISALYLGEGAWDGTMRLFRTPPFLAFDILLLAALLYHGLNGIRLSLLAINVGVPRQKTVFWSLMTTGALVLAYCALRIFRVLPS
- a CDS encoding succinate dehydrogenase/fumarate reductase iron-sulfur subunit: MTWRVRYRISRTTGNGSATRHDTFTVEIRPDETVLDGIEVIWARQDRTLAFRHACHHASCGSCGLRVNGVEKLPCVTTVQDVTTDGGTLTIEPLRSFPVLGDLVVDPAPLFKRMQQVGMPLIRRAEPFGEPGDFHRFENCIECGLCLSACPVMLASPHYLGPAALAAAERVIAEPREADVPSLLRLLDGEHGVWQCHSAFECTEVCPSDVNPAGAIMALRARLIRERIKRLFGRGALAAPSGGDRDTKRT
- a CDS encoding FAD-dependent oxidoreductase, coding for MAHNGRIVVVIGAGSTGAATAHDLALRGCKVVVVERGEIGSGTTGRCHCVLHSGGRYCVRDHEAAVECIQENMILRRIMPDGLELNDGLFVALSDADLAYKEPFLTACAACGIPYEELTREQALALEPNLNPGLLAAVRVPDGTFEAFRFCLRLLATAMRNGAEVHPYTEVVELLSDGRGTIRGVRVRDRLRNRIYQIESDMVVNATGAWASDVAAMAGISVPVNPTPGVMVSMDMRVCNMVINRLNKPADGDIVLPQRRTSIIGTTSWPVEHADYIPVPQDHVRLMLEKGAELLPVLRRAHMNGAFAVARPLIGAAGTSGRELSRTFECFDHTRDSVHGFVTITGGKMTTARAMAEKTADVVCRALGVTAPCLTRETVLASSREFYAQATS
- a CDS encoding methylglyoxal synthase, whose amino-acid sequence is MGREKRIACIAHDNKKADLVDWMRFNRGSLERHRLYATRTTGRMISDELGLPVTTFHSGPLGGDLEIGARISRGGIDFLIFFWDPLEPLPHDPDVRALLRVAVVWNVPVACNRASADFMVSSPLMRESYDRLVPPYSADSGPPTETPSPRPPAQGPESGPQIEN
- a CDS encoding arsinothricin resistance N-acetyltransferase ArsN1 family A, with the translated sequence MRPRGATPDDAAAIARIYNEGIEDRVATFETRPRSPQDVAAWFDGIHPIVVIEDGGTIVAFASTSTYRPRECYAGIAEFSVYVARSVRGRGAGRAAMEALIDAAERAGFWKLVSRVFTENTGSLALLRAVGFREVGTYEKHAQLDGVWKDVVIVERLIPANLSGGGSPSRV
- a CDS encoding GYD domain-containing protein; translated protein: MPLYVTLANWTDQGARDVKDSVKRGEAFMAGAEKMGCKVHQLVWTMGPHDIVAIIEAPNDTVFSSLALGLGKLGNVRGLSMRAFTKEEMSKITQAIP